A window from Chrysemys picta bellii isolate R12L10 chromosome 20, ASM1138683v2, whole genome shotgun sequence encodes these proteins:
- the LOC101944059 gene encoding prelamin-A/C, producing the protein MLRRVDAENRLQTLKEELDFQKNIYSEELRETKRRHETRLVEIDNGRQREFESKLADALQDLRAQHEAQVRLYKEELEKTYGSKLENAKQSAERNSSMVGAAHEELQQSRIRIDSLSAQLSQLQKQLAAKESQLRDLEDALARERETSRRILSDKEREMADMRARMQQQLDEYQELLDIKLALDMEIHAYRKLLEGEEERLRLSPSPSSQKGGSRIHVSHSTTPGSSKKRKLEDGERRTSFSQHARTSGRVAVEEVDLEGKFVRLRNKSNEDQAMGNWQIKRQNGEEALISYRFPPKFTLKAGQVVTIWASGAGATHSPPTDMVWKAQSSWGSGDSLRTALINSSGEEVAMRKLVRTVIINDDEEDDDDEVSVHHRHHHAHCSGTGDPGEYNLRSRTVVCGTCGQPAEKASGAQNAAAGSMSSESSASSLTITRSYRSLGGAGGGSSGGLGENLMTRSYILGNSNPRTQGPQNCSIM; encoded by the exons ATGCTGCGTCGGGTGGACGCCGAGAACCGTCTGCAGACGCTGAAGGAAGAACTCGACTTCCAGAAGAACATTTACAGCGAG GAACTTCGCGAGACCAAGCGCCGCCACGAGACCCGCTTGGTGGAGATCGACAACGGCCGGCAGCGGGAGTTCGAGAGCAAGCTGGCCGACGCCCTCCAGGACCTGCGGGCCCAGCACGAAGCCCAGGTCAGACTGTACAAGGAGGAGCTGGAGAAGACCTATGGCTCCAAG CTGGAGAACGCCAAGCAGTCGGCGGAGAGGAACAGCAGCATGGTGGGCGCCGCCCACGAAGAACTGCAGCAGTCGAGGATCCGCATCGACAGCCTGTCGGCCCAGCTCAGCCAGCTGCAGAAGCAG ttGGCTGCCAAGGAGTCGCAGCTGCGGGACCTGGAGGACGCGCTGGCCCGGGAGCGGGAGACCAGCCGTCGCATCCTGTCCGACAAGGAGCGGGAGATGGCGGACATGCGGGCCAggatgcagcagcagctggacgAGTACCAGGAGCTGCTGGACATCAAGCTGGCCCTGGACATGGAGATCCACGCCTACCGCaagctgctggagggagaggaggagag GCTGAGGCTGTCtccaagccccagctcccagaagGGGGGCTCCAGGATCCACGTCAGCCACTCCACCACGCCGGGCTCCTCCAAGAAGAGGAAGCTGGAGGACGGGGAGCGCCGGACAAGCTTCTCCCAACACGCGAGGACCAGCGGCCGCGTGGCCGTGGAAGAGGTTGATCTGGAAGGGAAATTTGTCCGTCTCAGGAACAAGTCCAACGAG GACCAGGCCATGGGGAACTGGCAGATCAAGCGTCAGAATGGAGAGGAGGCCCTCATCAGTTACCGCTTCCCTCCCAAGTTCACCCTGAAGGCCGGCCAGGTGGTCACG ATCTGGGCCTCCGGAGCGGGCGCCACCCATAGCCCTCCCACTGACATGGTGTGGAAGGCCCAAAGCTCCTGGGGCTCTGGAGACAGCCTGCGTACCGCCCTGATCAACTCCAGCGGAGAG GAGGTGGCCATGAGGAAGCTGGTGCGCACGGTGATCATCAATGATGACGAGGAGGATGACGATGATGAAGTCAGCGTCCACCACCGTCACCACCAT GCCCACTGCAGCGGCACAGGTGATCCTGGGGAGTACAACCTGCGTTCCCGCACCGTGGTGTGCGGCACCTGTGGCCAGCCGGCAGAGAAAGCTAGCGGGGCCCAGAACGCCGCAGCCGGCTCCATGTCCTCGGAATCGTCCGCCTCCAGCCTCACCATCACCCGCAGCTACCGCTCCCTCGGGGGCGCTGGCGGGGGCAGCAGCGGCGGCCTTGGAGAAAACCTGATGACCAGGTCCTACATCCTGGGTAACTCCAACCCACGCACTCAG GGTCCTCAAAACTGCAGCATCATGTAA